In Pseudomonadota bacterium, the genomic window ATGGCTCAAGTGAGCGAGACGGCGGTGAGAGAGGCGCTGAGCCGGGTGACCGATCCGGACCGCGGTTCCGACATCGTCTCCCTCGGCATGGTCTCCGGCATCGTGATCAAGGGCGGCAATGTCGGTTTCGCGATCGAGGTCGATGCCAAGCGCGGGCCCGCCATGGAGCCCCTGCGCCAGGCAGCCGAGCGTGCGGTTGAGACCTTGCCCGGCGTGCTCTCGGTCTCCGCCGTGCTGACCGCCGAGCAGCCGCAGAAGCCCCCGCCGGGACCGGCGCGGGGTCAACCCGGAGGCAAGCCGGTCGTTCCCGGCGTTCGCGCCATCGTCGCCGTCGCGTCGGGCAAGGGCGGCGTCGGCAAGTCGACGACCGCGGTCAATCTGGCGCTGGCGCTGGCGAGCGAGAACCTCCGCGTCGGCCTGCTCGACGCCGACATCTACGGACCGTCGTTGCCGCGCATGATGAAGGTCGGCGGCAGGCCCGACACCAAGGACGGCAAGACGCTCGAGCCGAAGCTGAGCTACGGCATCAAATGCATGTCCATCGGCTTCATGGTCGCCGAGGACACGCCGATGATCTGGCGCGGGCCCATGGTGATGAGCGCGCTCGAGCAGATGCTGCGCGACGTGAATTGGGGCGAGCTCGACATCCTGGTCGTCGACCTGCCGCCCGGCACCGGCGATGCGCAGCTGACCATGGCGCAGCGCGTGCCCTTGAGCGGCGCGGTCATCGTCTCGACCCCGCAGGACATCGCCCTCCTCGATGCCCGCAAGGGCCTCAACATGTTCCGCAAGGTCGACGTGCCGGTGCTCGGCATCGTCGAGAACATGAGCTACTTCATCTGTCCGCATTGCAGCGGCCGCTCCGACATCTTCAGCCATGGCGGCGCGCGCCGGGAAGCGGAGCGTCTGGGCGTGGACTTCCTGGGCGAGGTGCCCCTCGACATGGCGATCCGCTCCACCTCCGATGACGGCACGCCCATCGTGGTCTCCGATCCCGCCAGTCCCCTGGCGGAGGTCTACAAAGAGATTGCCCGGCGCGTGTGGGCGAAGGTCGGCGATCGCAGCAGCGGTCCCCGTCAGGCGCCGCGCATCGTCATTCAATAGCCCACCACCCTTTCGAAATACCCGATGCGCCGCACGATCCCTCTCGCCGTGCTCCTTGCCGCGACGATGACGCCGCCGAGCCTGGCGCAGCAGGTCGACGAGGCGGGTGTGCTGCTCGCCATCGATGCAACCTTCTCAATGGCCTCCCGCGAGCTCGGACGCGCCAGAACTGCAAGTGCCGGGCTTGGCGCTCGGTAAGCTGCATGGGCTCAGCCGGGTTCGGATCGACCGAGGATCGCCATCAGCTCCCGCCATTCGCGCTTGCCGATGCCGCTCGAGGGTTGATCCACCGCCTCGCCGGCGATGAGCCGCTTCACCACCGCGAGCCCGCCTGCGGAAAGATGCACGCCCTTCAGCCCATGCTGCTCGAAGGCCTCGAAGGTCCAGGGGACCCAGCGCTTGACCGTCTCCAGCATCGTCTCGGCATAGGCACGGATCTCGTATTGCGCGTGCGGATCGGCGCGGAGCGCCAGAAAGTGCATGAGATTGTAGAGATCGATCTTCCAATACCATTGCGTATAGAAGTTGAGCGGCAGATTCATGCGGGCGAGCTCGCGGGCCAGTCCCTGGCGGCCGGGATCGAGAACCTGACCCGCATCGTCGATATTGAGCATGTGCCGATAGTGATCGTAGGCGCGCTCGGCATCCTCGCGGAGCAAGCCCAGGACCTCCCGCGCCTCAGCCCCTTCCAAGGTCGTGCCGCGGCCCTGGCGGTTCACCTCCGACTGCGCCCCTAGATGCTCGGGTGCGGGTACGTAGAACTCGCGATCGAGAATGGAATAGCGGGCCGAGTACTCGTTCACGTTGGCGGTGCGGTGCCGGATCCATTGCCGGGCGACAAAGATCGGCAGCTTCACGTGGTACTTGATCTCGCACATCTCGAAGGGTGTGGAGTGGCGATGGCGCAAGAGATAGGCGATGAGCGCCTTGTCCTCGCTCACCTTGCGGGTGCCGCGGCCATAGGAAACGCGCGCCGCCTGCACCACGGCCGCATCGTCGCCCATATAGTCGATGACCCGGATGAAGCCGTGATCCAAGACCGGGATCGCCTGGTAGAGCACCTCCTCCAGCGCCGGCACGCTGGGCCTCCGGGTCGGCGTGGCGGCCGCGCGGGTCGCGGCGATCTCTGCCTCTTGTTCGGGTGTGAGAGGCATGGGCGGCGGCAAGCTCCGTTCGCAGAAGAGGGCGCCGACTGTAACCGAGCCCTCCGGAGGCTGCCATGATTCGCTGCCGCCATGATTTGCCGCTGCCATGATTTTCCATGGGGCATCAGCCGCCCCTTTCACCGGAGCGTTGGCGCGCCTATACTATTAGGCGTCGGGAAACCGACTATGGCGATAAACGGAGCGTAGAATAAGCGCTACGGACCCGGGGGCAGTGCCCGGCGCCTCCACCAATTCGGTCGGCTGCTTTACCTCGAGGCCGAGGACGAGCGGCCGGCCCCCATGGGGGCGATCCAGGATCGACGTGCGTGGTAAAGACGGTCTTTTCGCCCGGCATGGTTCCGCCGTTATCGGGCCGATTCATAGGTGCCAACGACAACGTTGCGCCCGCTTTGAAGGCTGCTGCCTAACCCACCCGATAGGGTGCCAAGGCACTAGCTGATTAGCGCGGTTCGGGGGGCACCGGGCAACAGAAGCCCCCCACTCGGCCTCACAAATCGGCGCGGCCCACCCAAGGGCCGGCATCGCGGGCGGGGTGTAGCGGCACATGGCGAGGAATGGTCTGCGCTACGATCAGATGATGGACGAAGCCCTGCGCGGCGTCGTCCGTAGCGCGCTCGTCGAAGCGGCGGAAGACGGCCTGCCTGGCGAGCATCATTTCTATGTCTCCTTCCGCACCGACTGGCCCGGCGTCGAGATACCGGACTATCTGCGCACGAAATACCCGCAGGAGATGACCATCGTGCTCCAGTTCCAGTTCTGGGGGCTGGAGGTGGGTGAGGATATCTTCGCGGTGTCGCTCAGCTTCAACAACGCGCGCGAGCGCCTGGTCATCCCGCTTGCCGCCGTCACCGTGTTCGCCGACCCCGCGGCCAAGTTCACCCTGCAGTTCCAAGGCCAGCAACGAGGGCAGGCGGCTCAATCGGGCAAGCTCGCCCCCATCGAGGCGATGGCCGAGGGGCCAGGCGACGGCGAGGCGAGCAAGGTCGTCGCCCTCGACGCCTTCCGCAAGAAATAGCAGAGTGCGATCGGTGGAGTGTCTGGGCGGACCAAT contains:
- a CDS encoding FAD-dependent thymidylate synthase; translation: MPLTPEQEAEIAATRAAATPTRRPSVPALEEVLYQAIPVLDHGFIRVIDYMGDDAAVVQAARVSYGRGTRKVSEDKALIAYLLRHRHSTPFEMCEIKYHVKLPIFVARQWIRHRTANVNEYSARYSILDREFYVPAPEHLGAQSEVNRQGRGTTLEGAEAREVLGLLREDAERAYDHYRHMLNIDDAGQVLDPGRQGLARELARMNLPLNFYTQWYWKIDLYNLMHFLALRADPHAQYEIRAYAETMLETVKRWVPWTFEAFEQHGLKGVHLSAGGLAVVKRLIAGEAVDQPSSGIGKREWRELMAILGRSEPG
- a CDS encoding Mrp/NBP35 family ATP-binding protein, translating into MAQVSETAVREALSRVTDPDRGSDIVSLGMVSGIVIKGGNVGFAIEVDAKRGPAMEPLRQAAERAVETLPGVLSVSAVLTAEQPQKPPPGPARGQPGGKPVVPGVRAIVAVASGKGGVGKSTTAVNLALALASENLRVGLLDADIYGPSLPRMMKVGGRPDTKDGKTLEPKLSYGIKCMSIGFMVAEDTPMIWRGPMVMSALEQMLRDVNWGELDILVVDLPPGTGDAQLTMAQRVPLSGAVIVSTPQDIALLDARKGLNMFRKVDVPVLGIVENMSYFICPHCSGRSDIFSHGGARREAERLGVDFLGEVPLDMAIRSTSDDGTPIVVSDPASPLAEVYKEIARRVWAKVGDRSSGPRQAPRIVIQ